In one window of Mesorhizobium sp. B2-1-1 DNA:
- a CDS encoding SRPBCC family protein yields the protein MADVTISTVIDAPVEKVWARIRDFNGLPNWHPRMVESHIEDGKDATTIGCVRNFQLASGARLREKLLDFSDENFLVSYSILETPQPLTNHRATLQLRRVTDGDRTYAEWTASFDAAPEEADKLAEGMGANVFQGGFNALKSHFAGQG from the coding sequence ATGGCTGATGTCACCATCTCCACCGTCATCGACGCGCCGGTCGAAAAGGTCTGGGCGCGCATCCGCGACTTCAACGGACTGCCGAATTGGCATCCGCGCATGGTCGAAAGCCATATCGAGGACGGCAAGGACGCCACCACGATCGGCTGCGTGCGCAACTTCCAGCTGGCCAGCGGCGCGCGGCTGCGCGAAAAGCTGCTCGATTTCTCCGATGAGAATTTCCTCGTCAGCTATTCGATCCTGGAAACGCCGCAGCCGCTCACCAACCACAGGGCTACGCTGCAATTGCGGCGCGTCACCGACGGCGACCGCACCTATGCCGAATGGACCGCCAGCTTCGACGCAGCACCCGAAGAAGCCGACAAGCTGGCCGAGGGCATGGGCGCCAATGTCTTCCAGGGCGGCTTCAACGCCCTGAAGAGCCATTTCGCCGGCCAGGGTTGA
- a CDS encoding helix-turn-helix domain-containing protein, with product MTEAIRLYWGRFGHVSVLNVASDFVTHAHVEAHLIIWLEGTAGEMTIGRETVLLGPGTAAGINSLQPHSHVLSQDGTPGLFLAFYIDADWARRRRDLPSSAPLFAQAAITLEPWLHQAAAGLLDHLTDNESIDDVANYEIERFIDSVLDAADASAPQEPRGRVNTMQDFRVRKAIQLMKANVCERISFDDVARSVGLSRPHFFALFKEQTSLTPNVYWNTLRMEEAVRQLQWSHEPLISVACNLGFTTQGNFSRFFRDHVGVPPTLYREAARAVS from the coding sequence ATGACGGAAGCGATCAGGCTCTACTGGGGCCGGTTCGGACATGTTTCTGTCCTGAATGTCGCAAGCGACTTCGTCACGCATGCCCATGTCGAGGCACATCTCATCATCTGGCTGGAAGGCACCGCCGGCGAGATGACCATCGGTCGTGAGACGGTCCTGCTTGGGCCTGGCACGGCTGCCGGCATCAACTCGTTGCAGCCGCACAGCCATGTGCTGTCGCAGGACGGCACACCGGGCCTGTTCCTCGCCTTCTACATCGACGCGGATTGGGCACGGCGGCGCCGTGACCTGCCATCGTCCGCGCCGCTTTTCGCGCAGGCGGCAATCACGCTCGAACCCTGGCTGCACCAGGCCGCTGCCGGCCTGCTCGATCATCTGACCGACAATGAGAGCATTGACGATGTCGCCAATTACGAGATCGAGCGCTTCATCGATTCGGTGCTGGATGCCGCCGACGCTTCAGCTCCGCAGGAGCCGCGCGGCCGCGTGAACACCATGCAGGATTTCCGCGTCCGCAAGGCGATCCAGCTGATGAAAGCCAATGTCTGCGAGCGTATCTCCTTCGATGACGTGGCGCGCAGCGTCGGCCTGTCGCGGCCGCATTTCTTCGCCCTGTTCAAAGAACAGACCAGTTTGACGCCCAACGTCTACTGGAACACGCTGCGCATGGAGGAAGCGGTGCGCCAGCTCCAGTGGTCGCATGAGCCGCTGATATCGGTCGCCTGCAATCTCGGCTTCACCACCCAGGGCAATTTCTCGCGTTTCTTCCGCGACCATGTCGGCGTGCCGCCGACGCTCTATCGCGAAGCGGCGCGAGCAGTGTCCTGA
- a CDS encoding ABC transporter permease, with product MAVTLDQTIAQKQHSFLSRLLSSQTFWVVIAVILACIFLSFATDAFATPKNLFNITRNVTFVAIVALGMTFVIITGGIDLSVGSVLCLCSMVLAVTMHAGFSIEVGILASIVTALVIGGFNGILIAYLGFPPFVVTLGMLSIARSLAMVASNNTVVFQFGPDHDKLLALGGGAWLFGIANPVLYMILLALITGFILRWTKFGRHIFAIGGNEHAATLTGVPVRQIKVAVYMISALSAGIAGIIQTGWLGAVTTNLGNGMELQVIAATVIGGANLAGGFGTAFGAIVGAALIEVIRNSLGLLGINAFWQGTFIGGAILLAVLFDRIRNFRRSD from the coding sequence ATGGCAGTCACCCTTGATCAGACGATCGCGCAGAAACAGCACAGTTTTCTGTCGCGGCTGCTCTCCAGCCAGACGTTCTGGGTGGTGATCGCCGTCATCCTCGCCTGTATCTTCCTGTCCTTTGCCACGGATGCCTTCGCCACCCCGAAGAACCTCTTCAACATCACCCGCAACGTCACCTTCGTCGCCATTGTCGCGCTGGGCATGACCTTCGTCATCATCACCGGCGGCATCGACCTCTCGGTCGGTTCGGTGCTGTGCCTGTGCTCGATGGTGCTGGCCGTTACCATGCATGCCGGGTTTTCGATCGAAGTCGGCATCCTGGCTTCGATCGTCACCGCACTCGTCATCGGCGGCTTCAACGGCATTCTGATCGCCTATCTCGGCTTTCCGCCCTTCGTGGTGACGCTCGGCATGCTGTCGATCGCCCGCAGCCTCGCCATGGTCGCCTCCAACAACACCGTCGTCTTCCAGTTCGGGCCCGATCACGACAAGCTGCTGGCGCTGGGCGGCGGCGCCTGGCTGTTCGGGATCGCCAATCCGGTGCTCTACATGATCCTTTTGGCGCTGATCACCGGCTTCATCCTGCGCTGGACCAAGTTCGGCCGGCATATCTTCGCCATTGGCGGCAACGAGCATGCGGCGACGCTGACCGGCGTTCCGGTGCGCCAGATCAAGGTCGCCGTCTACATGATCTCGGCGCTGTCGGCGGGAATTGCCGGCATCATCCAGACCGGCTGGCTGGGCGCCGTCACCACCAATCTCGGCAACGGCATGGAGCTGCAGGTCATCGCCGCCACCGTCATCGGCGGCGCCAATCTCGCCGGCGGCTTCGGCACCGCCTTTGGCGCCATCGTGGGTGCCGCCCTCATCGAGGTGATCCGCAACAGCCTCGGCCTGCTCGGTATTAACGCCTTTTGGCAGGGCACCTTCATCGGCGGCGCCATCCTGCTGGCGGTGCTGTTCGACCGCATCCGCAACTTCAGGCGAAGCGATTAA
- a CDS encoding ATP-binding cassette domain-containing protein, with protein MAVLELTNISKHFGAIQAVNDVSLSIEPGQVVGLMGDNGAGKSTLVKMIAGNFRPSHGTMQMDGKDLILHKPVEARQHGIEIVHQDLALCNNLTAAANVYLGRELRRGVGPFRILDYAAMYKRAGQIFAELKSETRPRDLVKQMSGGQRQAVAIARTMLSQAKIVLMDEPTAAISVRQVAEVLNLIRHLRDQGIAVVLISHRMPDVFDVADRVIVMRRGRKVADKAIASSSPEEVTGLITGAIEQVA; from the coding sequence GTGGCGGTTCTCGAACTCACCAACATCTCGAAGCATTTCGGCGCCATCCAGGCGGTGAACGACGTGTCGCTGTCGATCGAGCCCGGCCAGGTCGTCGGCCTGATGGGTGACAACGGCGCCGGCAAGTCGACGCTGGTCAAGATGATCGCCGGCAATTTCCGCCCGAGCCACGGCACCATGCAGATGGACGGCAAGGATCTGATCCTGCACAAGCCGGTCGAGGCCCGCCAGCACGGCATCGAGATCGTCCACCAGGATCTGGCGCTGTGCAATAATTTGACGGCGGCGGCCAATGTCTATCTCGGCCGCGAACTGCGCCGCGGCGTCGGGCCCTTCCGTATCCTCGACTATGCCGCCATGTACAAGCGCGCCGGCCAGATATTCGCCGAGCTCAAATCCGAGACGCGCCCGCGCGACCTCGTCAAACAGATGTCCGGCGGTCAGCGCCAGGCGGTGGCGATCGCCCGCACCATGCTGTCGCAGGCCAAGATAGTGCTGATGGACGAGCCGACGGCGGCGATTTCGGTCCGTCAGGTCGCCGAAGTCCTCAACCTGATCCGCCATTTGCGCGACCAGGGCATCGCCGTGGTGCTGATCAGCCACCGCATGCCCGACGTTTTCGACGTCGCCGACCGCGTCATCGTCATGCGGCGCGGCAGGAAAGTCGCCGACAAGGCGATCGCCTCGAGTTCGCCCGAGGAAGTGACAGGGCTGATCACCGGCGCCATCGAGCAGGTGGCGTGA
- a CDS encoding sugar-binding protein, which produces MRKTVLLAAVAAMALGAGPALAKKQLVIVVKGLDNPFFEAIHQGCEKWNKENASSEYECFYTGPASTSDEAGEAQIVQDMLSKPDTVAMAISPSNAPLIAQTIKSANPSIPIMTVDADLAKEDAALRKTYLGTDNYLMGKKIGEYIKKAKPKGGTICTIEGNPAADNILRRAQGMRDALSGKEGLAALAGEGGWTEVAGCPVFTNDDGAKGVQAMTDILAANPKLDAFGIMGGWPLFGAPQPYRDLVGPLKDKLASNDFVIGAADTIGDEVAIARDGLVTALVGQRPFEMGYKAPSVMIDLVEGKKVDDPVFTGLDECTKDTVDTCIQK; this is translated from the coding sequence ATGAGGAAAACAGTTTTGCTCGCCGCCGTCGCCGCCATGGCGTTGGGCGCCGGGCCGGCTTTGGCCAAGAAGCAGCTCGTCATCGTGGTGAAAGGTCTCGACAATCCGTTCTTCGAGGCGATCCACCAGGGCTGCGAGAAATGGAACAAGGAAAACGCCAGCTCGGAATATGAGTGCTTCTACACCGGTCCGGCGTCGACTTCCGACGAGGCCGGCGAGGCGCAGATCGTGCAGGATATGCTGAGCAAGCCGGACACGGTGGCGATGGCGATTTCGCCGTCCAACGCGCCGCTGATCGCGCAAACGATCAAAAGCGCCAACCCGTCGATCCCGATCATGACCGTCGATGCCGATCTTGCCAAGGAAGACGCAGCACTTCGCAAGACTTATCTCGGCACCGACAACTATCTGATGGGCAAGAAGATCGGCGAATACATAAAGAAGGCCAAGCCGAAGGGCGGCACGATCTGCACCATCGAGGGCAATCCGGCGGCCGACAACATCCTTCGCCGCGCGCAAGGCATGCGTGATGCGCTGTCGGGCAAGGAAGGACTTGCAGCCCTTGCCGGCGAAGGCGGCTGGACGGAAGTGGCGGGCTGTCCGGTGTTCACCAATGACGACGGCGCCAAGGGCGTGCAGGCGATGACCGACATCCTTGCCGCCAACCCCAAGCTCGATGCGTTCGGCATCATGGGCGGCTGGCCGCTGTTCGGCGCGCCGCAGCCCTATCGCGATCTGGTTGGACCGCTGAAGGACAAGCTGGCCAGCAACGACTTCGTCATCGGCGCCGCCGACACGATCGGCGACGAGGTGGCGATCGCGCGGGATGGCCTTGTCACCGCGCTGGTCGGCCAGCGGCCGTTCGAGATGGGCTACAAGGCGCCGTCCGTGATGATCGACCTGGTCGAAGGCAAGAAGGTCGACGATCCGGTGTTCACCGGCCTCGACGAATGCACCAAGGATACGGTCGACACCTGCATCCAGAAGTAG
- a CDS encoding FadR/GntR family transcriptional regulator: MPDEKSNKRAIRTKAQAGRRPAAMRRPDAAHFPGASVHASLASEIGLRIVRGDYPPGTILPNEAQWSRTFNVSRSAVREAIKMLMAKSLLASRPKIGSWVEPKERWNLLDRDVLAWYATAPDREVFLRTVQEFRHIIEPEASAFAAVRRSDEQMAEISQACREMGEAASLQERIRADTRFHLAILRASGNDLLVPLGVLIESALDHLFVFTTQQVGDQRRAQRLHEAIEKNIRLQRPSAARNAVHKLLADTDEGIGRGRG, encoded by the coding sequence ATGCCGGACGAAAAGTCAAACAAGCGAGCCATTCGGACCAAGGCACAGGCCGGCCGCCGTCCGGCCGCCATGCGCCGGCCCGATGCGGCGCACTTTCCCGGTGCCAGCGTGCACGCCTCGCTGGCCAGCGAGATCGGGCTCAGGATCGTGCGCGGCGACTATCCGCCAGGTACCATCCTGCCCAACGAAGCCCAATGGTCGCGAACGTTCAACGTCAGCCGCTCGGCGGTGCGCGAGGCGATCAAGATGCTGATGGCCAAAAGCCTGCTCGCTTCGCGCCCCAAGATCGGCAGTTGGGTCGAACCGAAGGAGCGCTGGAACCTACTCGACCGCGACGTGCTCGCCTGGTACGCGACCGCGCCGGACCGTGAGGTGTTCCTGCGGACGGTACAGGAGTTCCGCCACATCATCGAGCCGGAAGCGAGCGCCTTTGCCGCGGTGCGGCGCAGCGACGAGCAGATGGCCGAGATCAGCCAGGCCTGCCGCGAGATGGGCGAGGCGGCAAGCCTTCAGGAGCGCATCCGGGCCGACACGCGCTTTCATCTTGCCATCCTGCGGGCCTCCGGCAACGATCTGCTGGTGCCGCTCGGCGTGCTCATCGAGTCGGCGCTCGACCATCTCTTCGTCTTCACGACTCAGCAAGTCGGCGACCAACGGCGGGCCCAGAGGCTGCACGAGGCGATCGAGAAGAATATTCGTTTGCAGCGCCCCTCAGCGGCGCGCAACGCCGTGCACAAGCTACTCGCCGATACCGATGAAGGGATCGGAAGAGGGCGAGGGTGA
- a CDS encoding NAD(P)-dependent oxidoreductase, producing the protein MNTTAPSEKIGFIGLGLMGHGIAKNIVDKGYHLTFLGRKNRKPAEDMANRGAHEAATSRDVAAASTIVFICVTGSREVEAIIRGPGGLKEGLRKGSVVVDCSTSDPVSTVALAAELKALGVNYVDAPLSRTPKEAWEGTLDAMVGAPDAVFARVKPVIETWAGRIVHIGDTGDGHRMKLLNNFVSLGYAAIYSEALALAEKVGISPQRFDSVIRNGRMDCGFYQTFMRWTLEGDRDAHKFTIANAFKDLTYLESMAGSAGIANPLGNATKNAFAGAHATGPAEQYVPMLATHIGKVNGVDLMPMKDGKKQTI; encoded by the coding sequence ATGAACACGACCGCCCCGAGCGAGAAGATCGGCTTCATCGGCCTTGGCCTGATGGGTCATGGCATCGCCAAGAATATCGTCGATAAAGGCTATCACCTGACCTTTCTCGGCCGCAAGAATCGCAAGCCGGCGGAGGATATGGCTAATCGCGGCGCCCACGAAGCCGCGACCTCCCGCGACGTGGCGGCGGCATCGACGATCGTCTTCATCTGCGTCACCGGTTCGCGTGAGGTCGAAGCCATCATTCGAGGCCCCGGCGGTCTCAAGGAAGGATTGAGAAAAGGCTCGGTCGTCGTCGACTGCTCGACCTCCGACCCGGTCTCGACCGTTGCGCTGGCCGCCGAACTCAAGGCGCTCGGCGTCAACTATGTCGATGCACCGCTCAGCCGCACGCCGAAGGAGGCTTGGGAAGGCACGCTCGACGCCATGGTCGGCGCACCCGACGCCGTCTTTGCCAGGGTCAAACCGGTGATCGAAACCTGGGCCGGCCGTATCGTCCATATCGGCGACACCGGCGACGGCCACCGCATGAAATTGCTCAACAATTTCGTCTCGCTGGGCTATGCGGCGATCTATTCCGAGGCATTGGCCTTGGCCGAGAAGGTCGGCATCTCGCCGCAGCGCTTCGACAGCGTCATCCGCAACGGCCGCATGGATTGCGGCTTCTACCAGACCTTCATGCGGTGGACGTTGGAGGGCGACCGCGACGCCCACAAATTCACTATTGCCAACGCCTTCAAGGACTTGACCTACCTCGAATCGATGGCGGGCTCTGCCGGCATTGCCAACCCCCTCGGCAACGCCACCAAGAACGCTTTCGCCGGAGCACACGCCACCGGACCGGCCGAGCAGTACGTGCCGATGCTGGCCACCCATATCGGCAAGGTCAACGGTGTCGATCTGATGCCGATGAAAGATGGAAAGAAACAGACGATTTAA
- a CDS encoding NAD-dependent epimerase/dehydratase family protein: MMKRIMFTGGSGKAGRHVVQYLVEQGCQVLNIDTKPLDNPKVRTLITDITDSGQVFNALSSYAGLHEFDPSLRPQPVDAVVHFAAIPRIMITPDNEVFRINALGTYNVIEAAVKLGIRKVIIASSETTYGLVFANEPRAPKYFPLDEEYDVDPMDSYALSKVVNEKTARAFAQRDGTDIYALRIGNVIEPHEYSLFPKWFADPGFRKRIAWSYVDARDLGQITLRAIEKDGLGYQVFNAANDDTSSDLPTAELLKRFYPGVPVKGELGEFETLLSNRKARDMLGFRPEHSWRKYVRIS, encoded by the coding sequence ATAATGAAGCGGATCATGTTTACCGGCGGCAGCGGCAAGGCTGGGCGCCACGTCGTACAATATCTGGTGGAGCAGGGCTGCCAGGTGCTCAACATCGACACCAAGCCGCTCGACAATCCCAAGGTGCGCACGCTGATCACCGACATCACCGACAGCGGGCAGGTGTTCAACGCGCTGTCGAGCTATGCGGGCTTGCATGAATTCGACCCGTCGCTGCGTCCCCAGCCCGTCGACGCCGTGGTGCATTTCGCCGCGATCCCCCGCATCATGATCACGCCCGACAACGAAGTGTTCCGCATCAACGCGCTCGGTACCTACAATGTCATCGAGGCGGCGGTGAAGCTCGGCATCCGCAAGGTGATCATCGCCTCCAGCGAGACGACCTACGGGCTGGTCTTCGCCAACGAGCCGCGCGCGCCGAAATATTTCCCGCTCGACGAAGAATACGACGTCGATCCGATGGACAGCTATGCCCTTTCCAAGGTCGTCAACGAGAAGACGGCACGGGCCTTTGCGCAGCGCGACGGTACCGACATCTATGCATTGCGCATCGGCAACGTCATCGAACCGCACGAATATTCCCTGTTTCCGAAATGGTTCGCCGATCCCGGTTTCCGCAAGCGCATCGCCTGGAGCTATGTCGATGCGCGCGACCTCGGCCAGATCACGCTGCGCGCCATCGAGAAGGATGGGCTCGGCTACCAGGTGTTCAACGCTGCCAATGACGACACGTCGTCGGACCTGCCGACCGCGGAACTGCTGAAGCGCTTCTATCCCGGTGTGCCGGTCAAGGGTGAGCTCGGCGAATTCGAGACGCTGCTGTCCAACCGCAAGGCGCGCGACATGTTGGGCTTTCGGCCGGAACACAGCTGGCGCAAATACGTGAGGATCTCTTGA
- a CDS encoding FadR/GntR family transcriptional regulator, with translation MRDAKPNKEKSPAKAASAERQAGVRRTDAARIPGSSVHTSLASEIGLRIVRGDYPPGTILPNEAKWSETFSVSRSAVREAIKMLMAKSLLASRPKIGSWVEPKERWNLLDRDVLAWYATSPDREVFLKTVQEFRHIIEPEASAFAAMRRTDEQMAEISQACREMGEAPSLQERTRADTRFHLAILRASGNDLLVPLGVLIESAFDHLFTYTTRELDDLQHAQKMHEAIEKNIRLQRPDAARAAVRKLLANTDGVIRSR, from the coding sequence ATGCGGGACGCGAAGCCGAACAAGGAAAAATCGCCGGCAAAAGCGGCATCGGCCGAGCGTCAGGCCGGCGTTCGCCGCACCGATGCGGCGCGCATTCCGGGTTCCAGCGTGCACACCTCGCTGGCCAGCGAAATCGGGCTCAGGATCGTGCGCGGCGACTATCCGCCCGGCACCATCCTGCCCAACGAAGCCAAATGGTCGGAGACCTTCAGCGTCAGCCGCTCGGCGGTACGCGAGGCGATCAAGATGCTGATGGCCAAAAGCCTGCTCGCCTCGCGCCCGAAGATCGGCAGCTGGGTCGAGCCGAAAGAACGTTGGAATCTGCTCGACCGCGACGTGCTTGCCTGGTACGCGACCTCGCCGGACCGCGAGGTATTTCTGAAGACGGTGCAGGAATTCCGCCACATCATCGAGCCGGAGGCATCCGCCTTTGCCGCCATGCGGCGGACCGACGAGCAGATGGCCGAAATCAGCCAGGCCTGCCGCGAGATGGGCGAGGCACCAAGCCTGCAGGAGCGCACCCGCGCCGACACGCGCTTTCATCTCGCGATCCTGCGGGCGTCTGGCAACGACCTGCTGGTGCCGCTCGGGGTGCTGATCGAATCCGCCTTCGACCATCTCTTCACCTATACGACGCGGGAACTCGACGATTTGCAGCACGCACAGAAGATGCATGAGGCGATCGAGAAGAACATCCGCCTGCAGCGGCCCGACGCGGCGCGTGCCGCGGTGCGCAAGCTGCTCGCCAACACAGACGGCGTGATCAGGTCACGATAA
- a CDS encoding DUF3175 domain-containing protein: protein MTAKRKWSAEVTEHSNAMDLEDHVFESHDPKKIAASLKRSAEHSDRRKAEPFQSAMSMLNFYINRAGRNLPAKQKKVLEDAKDELRAAFGREKEE from the coding sequence ATGACCGCGAAACGGAAATGGTCGGCTGAGGTGACCGAGCACAGCAATGCCATGGATCTCGAAGACCATGTCTTCGAATCCCACGACCCGAAGAAGATCGCGGCTTCGCTCAAGCGGTCGGCCGAACACAGCGACCGGCGCAAGGCCGAACCGTTCCAGTCCGCCATGTCGATGCTGAACTTCTACATCAACCGTGCCGGCAGGAACCTGCCGGCGAAGCAGAAGAAGGTGCTCGAGGACGCCAAGGACGAACTGCGCGCGGCGTTCGGACGTGAGAAGGAAGAGTAG